Proteins co-encoded in one Scatophagus argus isolate fScaArg1 chromosome 11, fScaArg1.pri, whole genome shotgun sequence genomic window:
- the LOC124067240 gene encoding sterile alpha motif domain-containing protein 9-like isoform X2 yields MADQGEMKSQEEDLSPDIKDWSKHQVRNWVLSLKNVDASAAEILYQQDINGHSLLLLDAADLKTMGVTFGPAKLLINYRDELVKLKEEEPASSSNQPGRPCKPYPFCRYHDTYRYMESSILDVTESGPSDFIEPCHEYKAFINTTEETKMSKFITEVIRFAAACMNSRTNGTIHFGIGDKPDFVHGEVLGVVAEDKEAFANELKSAINGYFEHKDKTTAHKCIKPPRFVGVLNKNMTSSDKCVIEVDIVPDSAVCEENIYHTFNTDTKKAKKKAKGKETVNTETKQLKRFFVRDGGSSRDLLAMTTFAKPMEEYKRFVDGMAQLSLCRKQAEEKHFSVIKSSTQGSRLSQMVTGGTLSLDKSHFEQYVIVTNKSDSIQFESLGFLVELNPTAVLDFDPESAKHGLHHHFEEQSTVSVHLPAKYKITEGVEDIASKLKLTRNTSWVFCNGGIEDELPSDIDQWLMEKGASVRDVISFLCRKEVLPNKKFLVIFLLLSIVSEKMDPLVETFSTFLQELKGTEQILCICDSEKAFTSWKDLINARCGIDISFRCIFELSYAEVNGTILSLFSKNRLSSRFLTCGGGSKVLLEKKFERSLNTLEVLCVNQCIGENEDKIAIEENFYKGEKVSWWNFYFSEQVGSTPFIKRDKFDFIMNTVIPDVCSLRKPCVLFNLMHVPGCGGTTLAMHTLWALRHRFRCAVLRDSNADFTEVADQVVRLLMYDHGEQVPRVPVLLMIDNFDDKEKVFDLQHLIEKECVKKDIQSKSPQVILLNCMMSESAEQIESEDTVFLGNNLSENEKKLFEEKLVEIEKIHKDAQETFYGFMFMKKNFSSDYAQGVACKTLKSFNISQKQAQLLAVLVLLHVYCKGASLSVSLCEEFLGLQPKPICGTIKVEEGFGKFSPLIASCSVEGKVIFKAVKMIHSSIARHCLTELTTKHNVTKADIADLLLTTDKLYESTQGKDKLLQDVHHILVKRYHSVEDESKFSPLIQDIAKETPGLEEMVLQNASKRFEKDAIVSQLLARYFYLRKKNFSEANQWAKRARDISKDNSYIADTSAQVIKHELKLSIANHKEEPIAPETLKMFLKMAQSAIEAFKETQNLAKKESIQRLQIKTDNCPFNTSGCLGEIQVGVLITEVLARTPVFSSDRVRHDIMSQVLSGNMKLEEVERCDQWKNKHRPYYTVLRQFEDVLYNLKYKMKQNFDLLENFYVNLGSRFGIKDSREQVAQNELLRCFEKYAKLFCKIDSAALFKNKPMPPMLKLLQARQYLEKQKADTYCGILNCLSEGTSPEVMEKIARGYEFVYETDKTVKVRINFLYVSVVLSLIRLGSRHLLPYPQLINLLCQILHGPIPINDNLPLHFIAVVLLWPQQYQTNPETCRNLGMYISQMRTSYHTVMKEVCNGKRPIIHFFLGKKQGYERLLHMGEIRRYFMAEQEQFSSLWENGKIWKEKRVEELLSRVTGEVKNGSIQANTCMPGLKVEVTPVFRSELCGLAQGSRVSFFLGFTMKGPVALDIKL; encoded by the exons ATGGCAGATCAAGGCGAAATGAAG agtCAGGAGGAGGATCTGTCACCTGACATCAAGGACTGGAGTAAACATCAAGTGAGAAATTGGGTTCTCAGTTTGAAAAACGTGGATGCCAGCGCTGCAGAAATACTGTATCAGCAGGACATTAATGGGCATAGTCTTTTGCTTTTAGATGCAGCAGACTTAAAAACAATGGGTGTGACCTTTGGACCAGCAAAACTTCTCATTAATTACAGAGACGAATTAGTGAAATTAAAGGAAGAGGAACCTGCAAGCTCATCAAATCAGCCTGGAAGACCATGCAAACCTTACCCATTTTGTAGGTACCACGATACATACAGATACATGGAGAGCAGCATTCTTGATGTTACAGAATCTGGTCCCTCAGACTTTATCGAACCCTGCCATGAGTATAAAGCTTTCATCAATACAacagaagagacaaaaatgaGCAAGTTCATAACTGAGGTCATTCGCTTTGCAGCTGCCTGCATGAACAGCCGAACCAATGGCACCATACATTTTGGAATAGGGGACAAGCCAGACTTTGTCCACGGTGAAGTGTTGGGAGTGGTTGCTGAGGACAAAGAGGCTTTtgcaaatgaattaaaatctgCCATTAATGGATATTTTGAGCATAAAGACAAAACGACAGCTCATAAGTGCATCAAACCTCCTCGATTTGTTGGGGTTCTCAATAAGAATATGACTTCATCTGACAAATGTGTGATAGAAGTGGACATAGTTCCTGACTCTGCAGTCTGTGAAGAAAACATCTATCACACTTTCAACACGGATACaaaaaaagccaagaaaaaagcaaaaggtaAAGAAACAGTCAACACCGAAACCAAACAACTGAAGCGCTTCTTTGTCCGAGATGGTGGCAGCAGCAGGGATCTCCTCGCAATGACCACATTTGCTAAACCTATGGAAGAGTACAAGCGGTTTGTCGACGGTATGGCACAATTATCACTATGTCGAAAACAAGCGGAAGAGAAGCACTTCAGTGTGATAAAAAGCAGTACTCAAGGCTCTAGACTGAGTCAGATGGTAACTGGTGGAACACTCTCTTTGGATAAATCGCACTTTGAACAGTATGTGATAGTAACTAACAAATCAGATTCCATCCAGTTTGAATCGCTAGGATTTCTTGTGGAGCTTAACCCAACAGCTGTTTTAGATTTTGATCCAGAATCAGCTAAACATGGATTACACCATCACTTTGAAGAGCAGAGTACAGTGAGTGTCCATTTACCAGCAAAGTATAAAATCACGGAAGGAGTTGAGGACATTGCCAGCAAGCTGAAATTAACTCGAAACACCAGCTGGGTATTCTGCAATGGAGGTATTGAGGATGAGCTACCTTCTGACATAGACCAGTGGTTAATGGAGAAGGGAGCTTCCGTTAGAGATGTGATTTCTTTCTTGTGTCGGAAAGAAGTGCTTCCAAACAAGAAATTCCTTGTCATTTTCCTACTTCTGTCAATAGTGAGTGAGAAGATGGACCCTCTTGTTGAGACTTTCAGTACATTCCTGCAGGAGCTCAAAGGCACAGAACAAATCCTTTGTATATGTGACAGTGAGAAAGCATTTACCTCCTGGAAGGACCTCATCAATGCTCGGTGCGGAATTGACATCTCTTTTAGATGCATTTTTGAGCTTAGTTATGCTGAAGTCAATGGCACCATTCTCAGTCTTTTCTCAAAAAACCGACTATCCAGCCGTTTCCTAACATGTGGCGGAGGAAGCAAAGTCCTTCTCGAAAAGAAATTTGAGCGTAGCTTAAACACATTAGAGGTCCTGTGCGTGAACCAATGTATTGGAGAAAACGAGGACAAAATTGCCATTGAGGAGAACTTCTACAAAGGGGAAAAAGTGTCATGGTGGAATTTCTACTTCTCAGAGCAGGTAGGATCCACACCATTCATCAAACGAGACAAGTTTGACTTCATCATGAACACAGTCATACCAGATGTGTGCTCCCTGAGAAAACCCTGTGTGTTGTTCAACCTCATGCATGTACCTGGATGTGGTGGGACAACTTTGGCCATGCATACTTTATGGGCTCTCCGCCACAGATTCCGTTGTGCTGTTCTTAGAGACAGTAACGCTGACTTCACTGAAGTAGCTGATCAAGTGGTCAGACTTCTAATGTATGACCACGGGGAACAGGTGCCACGGGTCCCTGTTTTGCTGATGATCGATAACTTTGATGATAAGGAAAAAGTGTTTGACTTGCAGCATCTGATtgaaaaagagtgtgtgaagAAGGACATTCAATCCAAGTCTCCACAAGTAATTCTCCTGAACTGCATGATGTCAGAGTCCGCTGAACAGATTGAATCTGAAGACACGGTATTCCTCGGAAATAACCTTTCTGAGAACGAGAAGAAACTGTTTGAGGAAAAACTTGTAGAAATAGAGAAAATTCACAAGGATGCTCAAGAAACATTTTATGGATTCATGTTCATGAAGAAGAACTTTAGCTCAGATTATGCCCAGGGTGTGGCCTGCAAGACGCTGAAGAGCTTCAATATCAGTCAGAAACAGGCACAACTCCTGGCTGTTTTAGTTCTGTTGCATGTATACTGCAAGggtgcctctctctctgtctctctgtgtgaggAATTTCTTGGTCTTCAACCAAAACCAATTTGTGGAACCATCAAAGTTGAAGAAGGATTTGGAAAATTTTCACCTTTGATTGCCAGCTGCTCAGTTGAGGGTAAAGTAATATtcaaagctgtgaaaatgaTCCATTCAAGTATTGCACGGCATTGTCTGACGGAACttacaacaaaacacaatgtgaccAAAGCTGATATTGCCGACCTTCTGCTGACCACAGACAAGCTTTATGAGAGCACGCAAGGCAAAGACAAACTTCTGCAAGATGTTCATCACATTTTGGTGAAGAGATATCATTCAGTGGAGGACGAATCTAAATTCTCTCCACTCATTCAAGATATTGCAAAGGAAACCCCGGGACTGGAAGAGATGGTGCtacaaaatgcatcaaaaaGATTTGAGAAAGATGCCATTGTTTCTCAGTTATTAGCCAGGTACTTTTACctaagaaagaagaatttctCAGAGGCAAACCAGTGGGCAAAGAGAGCACGAGATATTTCCAAAGACAACTCATATATTGCAGACACATCAGCACAAGTTATCAAGCATGAACTGAAGCTTTCCATTGCAAACCACAAGGAAGAGCCTATTGCTCCTGAAACACTGAAGATGTTTCTCAAAATGGCTCAGTCAGCAATAGAGGCATTCAAGGAGACACAGAACCTTGCAAAAAAGGAGTCAATCCAGCGATTGCAAATCAAGACAGACAACTGCCCTTTTAACACATCAGGGTGCCTTGGAGAAATTCAGGTTGGGGTACTCATCACTGAAGTGCTGGCCAGGACCCCCGTGTTTTCTTCTGACAGAGTCCGCCATGACATAATGAGTCAGGTTCTCTCTGGGAACATGAAACTTGAGGAAGTAGAGAGATGTGAtcaatggaaaaataaacacagacccTACTACACTGTTCTCAGACAGTTTGAGGATGTCCTGTACAACCTCAAATATAAGATGAAGCAGAACTTTGACTTACTTGAGAATTTTTATGTGAACTTGGGCTCCAGATTTGGAATAAAAGACAGCCGTGAGCAAGTGGCCCAAAATGAGCTTTTGAGATGTTTTGAAAAGTATGCAAAGCTCTTCTGCAAGATAGATTCTGCAGCTCTCTTCAAGAATAAACCCATGCCACCAATGCTGAAGCTACTCCAAGCAAGACAATACCTGGAGAAGCAAAAAGCTGATACCTATTGTGGGATTCTGAATTGTCTATCAGAAGGCACATCACCTGAAGTAATGGAGAAGATTGCTAGAGGGTATGAGTTTGTTTATGAAACTGATAAGACTGTGAAGGTGAGAATCAACTTCCtctatgtcagtgttgtgttgagTCTAATCAGACTGGGATCACGACACCTTCTGCCATACCCACAACTGATTAATCTCCTCTGCCAAATTCTGCATGGGCCAATCCCAATCAATGATAACTTGCCACTGCACTTCATTGCAGTTGTGCTGTTGTGGCCACAGCAGTACCAGACCAATCCAGAAACCTGTAGAAACCTGGGAATGTACATCTCACAGATGAGGACCTCCTACCACACAGTGATGAAGGAAGTTTGCAATGGCAAGAGACCCATTATCCATTTCTTCCTGGGGAAGAAACAAGGCTACGAACGACTGTTACACATGGGGGAAATCAGAAGGTACTTCATGGCCGAGCAGGAACAGTTTTCCTCCCTGTGGGAAAATGGCAAAATATGGAAAGAGAAGAGGGTGGAGGAACTCCTTAGCAGGGTCACTGGTGAGGTGAAGAATGGCTCGATACAGGCAAATACTTGTATGCCAGGTCTGAAGGTTGAAGTCACTCCGGTGTTTCGGAGTGAGCTTTGTGGGCTTGCTCAGGGATCAAGAGTGTCATTCTTCCTTGGTTTCACAATGAAAGGCCCTGTTGCTCTTGACATTAAACTGTGA
- the LOC124067240 gene encoding sterile alpha motif domain-containing protein 9-like isoform X1, translating into MSDPHIGEEGTNAVMADQGEMKSQEEDLSPDIKDWSKHQVRNWVLSLKNVDASAAEILYQQDINGHSLLLLDAADLKTMGVTFGPAKLLINYRDELVKLKEEEPASSSNQPGRPCKPYPFCRYHDTYRYMESSILDVTESGPSDFIEPCHEYKAFINTTEETKMSKFITEVIRFAAACMNSRTNGTIHFGIGDKPDFVHGEVLGVVAEDKEAFANELKSAINGYFEHKDKTTAHKCIKPPRFVGVLNKNMTSSDKCVIEVDIVPDSAVCEENIYHTFNTDTKKAKKKAKGKETVNTETKQLKRFFVRDGGSSRDLLAMTTFAKPMEEYKRFVDGMAQLSLCRKQAEEKHFSVIKSSTQGSRLSQMVTGGTLSLDKSHFEQYVIVTNKSDSIQFESLGFLVELNPTAVLDFDPESAKHGLHHHFEEQSTVSVHLPAKYKITEGVEDIASKLKLTRNTSWVFCNGGIEDELPSDIDQWLMEKGASVRDVISFLCRKEVLPNKKFLVIFLLLSIVSEKMDPLVETFSTFLQELKGTEQILCICDSEKAFTSWKDLINARCGIDISFRCIFELSYAEVNGTILSLFSKNRLSSRFLTCGGGSKVLLEKKFERSLNTLEVLCVNQCIGENEDKIAIEENFYKGEKVSWWNFYFSEQVGSTPFIKRDKFDFIMNTVIPDVCSLRKPCVLFNLMHVPGCGGTTLAMHTLWALRHRFRCAVLRDSNADFTEVADQVVRLLMYDHGEQVPRVPVLLMIDNFDDKEKVFDLQHLIEKECVKKDIQSKSPQVILLNCMMSESAEQIESEDTVFLGNNLSENEKKLFEEKLVEIEKIHKDAQETFYGFMFMKKNFSSDYAQGVACKTLKSFNISQKQAQLLAVLVLLHVYCKGASLSVSLCEEFLGLQPKPICGTIKVEEGFGKFSPLIASCSVEGKVIFKAVKMIHSSIARHCLTELTTKHNVTKADIADLLLTTDKLYESTQGKDKLLQDVHHILVKRYHSVEDESKFSPLIQDIAKETPGLEEMVLQNASKRFEKDAIVSQLLARYFYLRKKNFSEANQWAKRARDISKDNSYIADTSAQVIKHELKLSIANHKEEPIAPETLKMFLKMAQSAIEAFKETQNLAKKESIQRLQIKTDNCPFNTSGCLGEIQVGVLITEVLARTPVFSSDRVRHDIMSQVLSGNMKLEEVERCDQWKNKHRPYYTVLRQFEDVLYNLKYKMKQNFDLLENFYVNLGSRFGIKDSREQVAQNELLRCFEKYAKLFCKIDSAALFKNKPMPPMLKLLQARQYLEKQKADTYCGILNCLSEGTSPEVMEKIARGYEFVYETDKTVKVRINFLYVSVVLSLIRLGSRHLLPYPQLINLLCQILHGPIPINDNLPLHFIAVVLLWPQQYQTNPETCRNLGMYISQMRTSYHTVMKEVCNGKRPIIHFFLGKKQGYERLLHMGEIRRYFMAEQEQFSSLWENGKIWKEKRVEELLSRVTGEVKNGSIQANTCMPGLKVEVTPVFRSELCGLAQGSRVSFFLGFTMKGPVALDIKL; encoded by the exons ATGAGTGATCCCCACATTGGTGAAGAAGGAACCAACGCTGTAATGGCAGATCAAGGCGAAATGAAG agtCAGGAGGAGGATCTGTCACCTGACATCAAGGACTGGAGTAAACATCAAGTGAGAAATTGGGTTCTCAGTTTGAAAAACGTGGATGCCAGCGCTGCAGAAATACTGTATCAGCAGGACATTAATGGGCATAGTCTTTTGCTTTTAGATGCAGCAGACTTAAAAACAATGGGTGTGACCTTTGGACCAGCAAAACTTCTCATTAATTACAGAGACGAATTAGTGAAATTAAAGGAAGAGGAACCTGCAAGCTCATCAAATCAGCCTGGAAGACCATGCAAACCTTACCCATTTTGTAGGTACCACGATACATACAGATACATGGAGAGCAGCATTCTTGATGTTACAGAATCTGGTCCCTCAGACTTTATCGAACCCTGCCATGAGTATAAAGCTTTCATCAATACAacagaagagacaaaaatgaGCAAGTTCATAACTGAGGTCATTCGCTTTGCAGCTGCCTGCATGAACAGCCGAACCAATGGCACCATACATTTTGGAATAGGGGACAAGCCAGACTTTGTCCACGGTGAAGTGTTGGGAGTGGTTGCTGAGGACAAAGAGGCTTTtgcaaatgaattaaaatctgCCATTAATGGATATTTTGAGCATAAAGACAAAACGACAGCTCATAAGTGCATCAAACCTCCTCGATTTGTTGGGGTTCTCAATAAGAATATGACTTCATCTGACAAATGTGTGATAGAAGTGGACATAGTTCCTGACTCTGCAGTCTGTGAAGAAAACATCTATCACACTTTCAACACGGATACaaaaaaagccaagaaaaaagcaaaaggtaAAGAAACAGTCAACACCGAAACCAAACAACTGAAGCGCTTCTTTGTCCGAGATGGTGGCAGCAGCAGGGATCTCCTCGCAATGACCACATTTGCTAAACCTATGGAAGAGTACAAGCGGTTTGTCGACGGTATGGCACAATTATCACTATGTCGAAAACAAGCGGAAGAGAAGCACTTCAGTGTGATAAAAAGCAGTACTCAAGGCTCTAGACTGAGTCAGATGGTAACTGGTGGAACACTCTCTTTGGATAAATCGCACTTTGAACAGTATGTGATAGTAACTAACAAATCAGATTCCATCCAGTTTGAATCGCTAGGATTTCTTGTGGAGCTTAACCCAACAGCTGTTTTAGATTTTGATCCAGAATCAGCTAAACATGGATTACACCATCACTTTGAAGAGCAGAGTACAGTGAGTGTCCATTTACCAGCAAAGTATAAAATCACGGAAGGAGTTGAGGACATTGCCAGCAAGCTGAAATTAACTCGAAACACCAGCTGGGTATTCTGCAATGGAGGTATTGAGGATGAGCTACCTTCTGACATAGACCAGTGGTTAATGGAGAAGGGAGCTTCCGTTAGAGATGTGATTTCTTTCTTGTGTCGGAAAGAAGTGCTTCCAAACAAGAAATTCCTTGTCATTTTCCTACTTCTGTCAATAGTGAGTGAGAAGATGGACCCTCTTGTTGAGACTTTCAGTACATTCCTGCAGGAGCTCAAAGGCACAGAACAAATCCTTTGTATATGTGACAGTGAGAAAGCATTTACCTCCTGGAAGGACCTCATCAATGCTCGGTGCGGAATTGACATCTCTTTTAGATGCATTTTTGAGCTTAGTTATGCTGAAGTCAATGGCACCATTCTCAGTCTTTTCTCAAAAAACCGACTATCCAGCCGTTTCCTAACATGTGGCGGAGGAAGCAAAGTCCTTCTCGAAAAGAAATTTGAGCGTAGCTTAAACACATTAGAGGTCCTGTGCGTGAACCAATGTATTGGAGAAAACGAGGACAAAATTGCCATTGAGGAGAACTTCTACAAAGGGGAAAAAGTGTCATGGTGGAATTTCTACTTCTCAGAGCAGGTAGGATCCACACCATTCATCAAACGAGACAAGTTTGACTTCATCATGAACACAGTCATACCAGATGTGTGCTCCCTGAGAAAACCCTGTGTGTTGTTCAACCTCATGCATGTACCTGGATGTGGTGGGACAACTTTGGCCATGCATACTTTATGGGCTCTCCGCCACAGATTCCGTTGTGCTGTTCTTAGAGACAGTAACGCTGACTTCACTGAAGTAGCTGATCAAGTGGTCAGACTTCTAATGTATGACCACGGGGAACAGGTGCCACGGGTCCCTGTTTTGCTGATGATCGATAACTTTGATGATAAGGAAAAAGTGTTTGACTTGCAGCATCTGATtgaaaaagagtgtgtgaagAAGGACATTCAATCCAAGTCTCCACAAGTAATTCTCCTGAACTGCATGATGTCAGAGTCCGCTGAACAGATTGAATCTGAAGACACGGTATTCCTCGGAAATAACCTTTCTGAGAACGAGAAGAAACTGTTTGAGGAAAAACTTGTAGAAATAGAGAAAATTCACAAGGATGCTCAAGAAACATTTTATGGATTCATGTTCATGAAGAAGAACTTTAGCTCAGATTATGCCCAGGGTGTGGCCTGCAAGACGCTGAAGAGCTTCAATATCAGTCAGAAACAGGCACAACTCCTGGCTGTTTTAGTTCTGTTGCATGTATACTGCAAGggtgcctctctctctgtctctctgtgtgaggAATTTCTTGGTCTTCAACCAAAACCAATTTGTGGAACCATCAAAGTTGAAGAAGGATTTGGAAAATTTTCACCTTTGATTGCCAGCTGCTCAGTTGAGGGTAAAGTAATATtcaaagctgtgaaaatgaTCCATTCAAGTATTGCACGGCATTGTCTGACGGAACttacaacaaaacacaatgtgaccAAAGCTGATATTGCCGACCTTCTGCTGACCACAGACAAGCTTTATGAGAGCACGCAAGGCAAAGACAAACTTCTGCAAGATGTTCATCACATTTTGGTGAAGAGATATCATTCAGTGGAGGACGAATCTAAATTCTCTCCACTCATTCAAGATATTGCAAAGGAAACCCCGGGACTGGAAGAGATGGTGCtacaaaatgcatcaaaaaGATTTGAGAAAGATGCCATTGTTTCTCAGTTATTAGCCAGGTACTTTTACctaagaaagaagaatttctCAGAGGCAAACCAGTGGGCAAAGAGAGCACGAGATATTTCCAAAGACAACTCATATATTGCAGACACATCAGCACAAGTTATCAAGCATGAACTGAAGCTTTCCATTGCAAACCACAAGGAAGAGCCTATTGCTCCTGAAACACTGAAGATGTTTCTCAAAATGGCTCAGTCAGCAATAGAGGCATTCAAGGAGACACAGAACCTTGCAAAAAAGGAGTCAATCCAGCGATTGCAAATCAAGACAGACAACTGCCCTTTTAACACATCAGGGTGCCTTGGAGAAATTCAGGTTGGGGTACTCATCACTGAAGTGCTGGCCAGGACCCCCGTGTTTTCTTCTGACAGAGTCCGCCATGACATAATGAGTCAGGTTCTCTCTGGGAACATGAAACTTGAGGAAGTAGAGAGATGTGAtcaatggaaaaataaacacagacccTACTACACTGTTCTCAGACAGTTTGAGGATGTCCTGTACAACCTCAAATATAAGATGAAGCAGAACTTTGACTTACTTGAGAATTTTTATGTGAACTTGGGCTCCAGATTTGGAATAAAAGACAGCCGTGAGCAAGTGGCCCAAAATGAGCTTTTGAGATGTTTTGAAAAGTATGCAAAGCTCTTCTGCAAGATAGATTCTGCAGCTCTCTTCAAGAATAAACCCATGCCACCAATGCTGAAGCTACTCCAAGCAAGACAATACCTGGAGAAGCAAAAAGCTGATACCTATTGTGGGATTCTGAATTGTCTATCAGAAGGCACATCACCTGAAGTAATGGAGAAGATTGCTAGAGGGTATGAGTTTGTTTATGAAACTGATAAGACTGTGAAGGTGAGAATCAACTTCCtctatgtcagtgttgtgttgagTCTAATCAGACTGGGATCACGACACCTTCTGCCATACCCACAACTGATTAATCTCCTCTGCCAAATTCTGCATGGGCCAATCCCAATCAATGATAACTTGCCACTGCACTTCATTGCAGTTGTGCTGTTGTGGCCACAGCAGTACCAGACCAATCCAGAAACCTGTAGAAACCTGGGAATGTACATCTCACAGATGAGGACCTCCTACCACACAGTGATGAAGGAAGTTTGCAATGGCAAGAGACCCATTATCCATTTCTTCCTGGGGAAGAAACAAGGCTACGAACGACTGTTACACATGGGGGAAATCAGAAGGTACTTCATGGCCGAGCAGGAACAGTTTTCCTCCCTGTGGGAAAATGGCAAAATATGGAAAGAGAAGAGGGTGGAGGAACTCCTTAGCAGGGTCACTGGTGAGGTGAAGAATGGCTCGATACAGGCAAATACTTGTATGCCAGGTCTGAAGGTTGAAGTCACTCCGGTGTTTCGGAGTGAGCTTTGTGGGCTTGCTCAGGGATCAAGAGTGTCATTCTTCCTTGGTTTCACAATGAAAGGCCCTGTTGCTCTTGACATTAAACTGTGA